One genomic window of Blastopirellula retiformator includes the following:
- the coxB gene encoding cytochrome c oxidase subunit II: MTRWLLALALVVAFPLWANAQTPDMFNPASPDATEIRELFYLVLAISAIIFLLVGGALAYFIIRFRDPPGAPRDDSEPPQIYGSQPIEIAWTLAPTLIVLVLSLVVIRSVIAMRSETPVAGELRVRAVGHQWWWEFEYPDLGFTTANQLVIPTSEEDAEKPVFMQLESADVIHSFWVPKLAGKTDLVPAQTNRMRLQADTPGIYEGRCAEYCGTQHARMLIQVTAVSQAEFDAWAENQKKNAVVAPGVDEGRQIFMAQACANCHTIRGEPAVGKFGPDLTHLMSRTTIAAGVLENNRENLSDWLADPDNAKPGSHMPNMRLSPTEVKQLVDYLMTLE, translated from the coding sequence ATGACGCGCTGGCTTCTTGCTTTGGCGCTGGTCGTCGCGTTTCCGCTGTGGGCAAACGCCCAGACGCCTGACATGTTCAATCCTGCGAGTCCCGACGCTACCGAGATTCGCGAGCTGTTCTACTTGGTCCTGGCGATCTCGGCGATCATCTTTCTGCTGGTCGGCGGAGCGCTCGCCTACTTCATCATTCGCTTTCGAGATCCCCCCGGCGCCCCGCGCGACGATTCGGAACCGCCGCAAATCTATGGCAGTCAACCGATCGAGATCGCCTGGACGCTTGCGCCCACGCTGATCGTCTTGGTCCTCAGCCTGGTGGTGATTCGCTCGGTGATTGCGATGCGTTCCGAAACGCCGGTTGCCGGCGAACTTCGCGTTCGCGCCGTCGGCCATCAGTGGTGGTGGGAGTTTGAATACCCCGATCTCGGCTTCACTACCGCTAACCAACTGGTCATCCCCACCTCCGAGGAAGACGCCGAGAAGCCGGTCTTCATGCAGCTGGAGTCGGCCGACGTCATTCACAGCTTTTGGGTCCCCAAACTGGCCGGCAAGACCGACCTGGTGCCGGCGCAGACCAATCGCATGCGACTGCAGGCCGATACCCCTGGCATCTATGAAGGCCGCTGTGCCGAATATTGCGGAACTCAACATGCCCGGATGCTGATCCAGGTCACCGCCGTCTCGCAGGCCGAATTTGATGCTTGGGCTGAAAATCAGAAGAAGAACGCGGTGGTCGCTCCCGGCGTTGACGAAGGTCGGCAGATCTTCATGGCTCAGGCCTGCGCCAACTGCCACACCATTCGGGGTGAACCGGCAGTTGGCAAGTTCGGCCCGGACCTGACCCACTTGATGAGCCGCACCACAATCGCCGCCGGCGTGCTGGAAAACAATCGCGAGAACCTCTCCGACTGGCTGGCCGATCCTGACAACGCCAAGCCCGGCAGCCACATGCCCAACATGCGGCTTAGCCCAACGGAAGTGAAGCAGTTGGTCGATTATCTGATGACGTTGGAATAA
- a CDS encoding QcrA and Rieske domain-containing protein, whose translation MKHATSNSNSTDEERRGLLKWTAILLGGLASAAAGIPIVGFLFGPLRKRDDQWTTAGKVDEFPVGKTRLVDLQNPLHSLGDGDAGKIAIYVRRADEATFQIFAINCTHLGCPVNWLADAGLFMCPCHGGVYYEDGSHASGPPPRGLYQYEHRLEKGDLLVKLGHLPTLQQPG comes from the coding sequence ATGAAACACGCGACATCCAACTCGAATTCTACTGACGAAGAACGTCGTGGCTTGCTGAAGTGGACCGCCATCTTGCTGGGCGGCCTGGCGTCGGCCGCCGCCGGCATTCCGATCGTCGGCTTTTTGTTCGGCCCCTTGCGCAAACGGGACGACCAATGGACGACTGCCGGCAAGGTAGATGAGTTCCCCGTGGGCAAGACCCGCCTGGTCGATTTACAAAATCCGCTGCATAGCCTGGGAGATGGCGACGCCGGCAAGATCGCGATTTATGTCCGCCGCGCCGACGAGGCGACCTTCCAGATCTTTGCGATCAACTGCACGCATCTCGGCTGTCCCGTCAATTGGCTGGCCGACGCCGGACTGTTTATGTGCCCCTGTCATGGCGGCGTCTACTACGAAGATGGATCTCACGCGTCGGGGCCGCCGCCGCGAGGACTTTATCAGTACGAACATCGCCTGGAAAAAGGGGACCTGCTGGTAAAGCTGGGACACCTGCCGACCCTTCAGCAACCTGGTTAA
- the ctaD gene encoding cytochrome c oxidase subunit I, translating to MAIAEAEQSSAPLPLVTQLHGWVTTVDHKRIGIMYILMSFLFLVVGGIEALLIRLQLWVPDNTLIGPDTFNQLFTMHGTTMIFFVVMPMLTGFANYMVPLMIGCRDVAFPRLNALGFWLSLFGGCILYTCYFTGDALYGMGSAPDVGWFAYAPLTSPAYARGGAVDYWILGTSVSGVGALTFAVNLIATILTMRAPGMKLNQVPLFVWMMLIDSWLILVAFPPLTAAQIMLILDRYAGAHFFDTQSGGSALLWQHLFWFFGHPEVYIMVLPAFGIISEIIPVFSRKVIFGYASMAAATAAIGLISLGVWAHHMFTVGLDDRLDAYFSAASFLIAVPTGIKVFNWTATLYGGRLKMRTPMLFALGFLSMFLIGGLTGIMLATVPVDWQVSDSYFLVAHFHYVLFGGSLFALMGGCYYWFPKATGKMLSEKLGLWHFWLLFIGFNLLFGPMHIAGILGMPRRVYTYEAGQGWEIWNQISTIGAFVMGFGILFFFINIAVSLRSGKKAGDDPWDAWTLEWATSSPPPSYNFEQILAVRSRRPLWDLKHPEDPDWKYE from the coding sequence ATGGCGATCGCCGAAGCGGAACAATCGAGCGCACCGTTGCCGCTGGTCACGCAGCTGCACGGCTGGGTGACCACCGTCGACCACAAGCGGATCGGGATCATGTACATCCTGATGAGCTTTCTATTTCTGGTCGTGGGAGGTATCGAGGCGCTGCTGATTCGCCTGCAATTGTGGGTTCCCGACAATACGCTGATCGGCCCCGACACCTTCAACCAGCTCTTTACGATGCACGGCACGACGATGATCTTCTTCGTCGTGATGCCAATGCTGACCGGCTTCGCCAATTACATGGTGCCGCTGATGATCGGTTGCCGCGATGTCGCGTTTCCGCGTTTGAACGCGCTCGGCTTTTGGCTCTCCTTGTTCGGCGGCTGCATCCTTTACACCTGTTACTTTACCGGCGACGCGCTGTACGGCATGGGATCGGCGCCCGACGTCGGTTGGTTCGCCTACGCGCCGCTCACCTCCCCGGCGTATGCCCGCGGCGGCGCGGTCGACTACTGGATCTTGGGAACTTCGGTCAGCGGCGTCGGCGCGTTAACCTTCGCCGTCAACCTGATCGCCACCATCCTGACGATGCGGGCGCCCGGCATGAAGCTGAACCAGGTTCCGCTGTTCGTCTGGATGATGCTGATCGACTCGTGGCTGATCCTGGTCGCATTTCCTCCGCTGACCGCCGCCCAGATCATGCTGATTCTCGATCGCTACGCTGGGGCGCATTTCTTTGACACGCAAAGCGGCGGCTCGGCCCTGTTGTGGCAACACCTGTTCTGGTTCTTCGGACATCCGGAGGTCTACATCATGGTGTTGCCGGCGTTTGGAATTATTTCCGAGATCATCCCAGTCTTTTCTCGTAAAGTGATCTTCGGCTACGCGTCGATGGCGGCGGCGACCGCGGCCATCGGCTTGATCAGCCTAGGCGTGTGGGCGCACCACATGTTCACCGTTGGTTTAGACGATCGGCTCGACGCTTATTTCTCGGCAGCGAGTTTTTTGATCGCGGTACCAACCGGCATCAAGGTCTTCAACTGGACGGCGACGTTGTATGGCGGTCGGCTGAAGATGCGCACCCCGATGCTGTTCGCCCTTGGCTTTCTCAGCATGTTCTTGATCGGCGGTTTGACCGGCATCATGCTGGCGACCGTTCCGGTCGATTGGCAGGTTTCCGACAGCTACTTCCTGGTCGCTCACTTCCACTATGTGTTGTTCGGCGGAAGCCTGTTCGCGCTAATGGGAGGTTGCTACTACTGGTTCCCGAAAGCGACCGGCAAGATGCTGAGCGAGAAGCTGGGGCTGTGGCACTTCTGGCTGCTGTTTATCGGCTTCAACCTGCTGTTTGGCCCAATGCACATCGCGGGCATCCTGGGGATGCCGCGTCGCGTTTACACCTACGAAGCGGGACAAGGCTGGGAGATCTGGAATCAGATTTCGACCATCGGCGCCTTCGTCATGGGCTTCGGCATTCTGTTCTTCTTCATCAACATCGCCGTTTCGCTTCGCTCTGGCAAAAAAGCGGGCGACGATCCTTGGGACGCCTGGACGCTGGAATGGGCGACCAGCAGCCCGCCGCCGTCGTACAACTTTGAACAAATCCTGGCGGTCCGCAGCCGGCGCCCGCTTTGGGACCTGAAACATCCGGAAGATCCGGACTGGAAATATGAGTAA
- a CDS encoding cytochrome c oxidase subunit 3, whose protein sequence is MSNSTADELPPIESSEFPLTTAQVGMTAFLCSEAAFFSTLVVAYLIYLGEDQSGPTPAESLSLTRAVINSAFLLGSSGTIMLAMNARKANSLSGFSIWMFLTITLGVLFLVGTAYEWEELIYKDGLTIGRNLFGTTFYTLIGFHAFHVTVGLILLTIITCLERAGRISPDAEAPELVSWYWHFVDAVWIVIFGVVYWMGT, encoded by the coding sequence ATGAGTAACTCCACCGCCGACGAACTTCCGCCGATCGAGAGCAGCGAATTTCCGCTGACGACGGCGCAAGTCGGGATGACGGCATTCCTCTGCTCCGAGGCGGCGTTCTTCAGCACGCTGGTCGTCGCCTATTTGATTTACCTGGGCGAAGATCAAAGTGGGCCGACGCCAGCCGAGTCGCTCAGTCTGACCCGCGCCGTAATCAACAGCGCTTTCCTGCTCGGCAGCAGCGGCACGATCATGCTGGCGATGAACGCTCGTAAGGCGAACAGCCTGAGCGGGTTCAGCATCTGGATGTTCCTCACGATTACGCTCGGCGTGCTGTTTTTGGTCGGCACCGCCTACGAGTGGGAAGAGCTGATCTACAAAGATGGCCTGACGATCGGCCGCAACCTGTTCGGCACCACGTTCTATACGCTGATTGGTTTTCACGCCTTTCACGTCACCGTCGGATTGATCTTGCTAACGATCATCACCTGCCTAGAGCGGGCCGGGCGGATTTCGCCTGACGCCGAGGCCCCAGAGCTGGTCTCATGGTATTGGCACTTTGTCGACGCAGTTTGGATCGTCATCTTTGGCGTCGTCTATTGGATGGGAACGTAA
- a CDS encoding c-type cytochrome has translation MPKTNITQALAALLLSTAAIVGCGKPDPTDRYVRPDEVTDFVKLFQTNCSGCHGAEGEMGPAPPLNDSLFQAIVSDEQLHDTIANGRPNTLMPAFANSNGGALTPEQVKIVVAGIRETWKASDAFSSNLPPYQVSADDPAGLRNADVASGKELFHTSCAKCHGDAGVGEEDGAGPLDDPSLARLMSDIELRRFIITGRPDLKMPDFATMGKQSHTGEPFTSEQISDITAYVRSLQKPGAVAAQRQVDQETAN, from the coding sequence ATGCCTAAAACAAACATCACTCAAGCGCTCGCCGCCCTGCTGCTCTCCACAGCAGCGATAGTTGGTTGCGGCAAACCTGACCCGACCGATCGCTACGTCCGTCCAGATGAAGTCACCGACTTCGTCAAACTGTTCCAAACCAATTGCTCTGGCTGTCATGGCGCGGAAGGCGAGATGGGCCCTGCCCCGCCGCTGAATGACTCGCTGTTCCAAGCGATCGTCAGCGATGAGCAACTGCACGACACAATCGCCAACGGTCGCCCGAACACGCTGATGCCGGCCTTCGCCAACAGCAACGGCGGCGCCCTGACGCCGGAGCAAGTGAAGATCGTAGTCGCCGGAATCCGGGAGACCTGGAAGGCGAGCGACGCCTTTTCCAGTAACCTTCCCCCGTACCAAGTTTCGGCCGATGATCCGGCTGGCCTGAGGAACGCTGACGTCGCCAGCGGCAAAGAGCTGTTCCACACGTCCTGCGCCAAATGTCACGGCGACGCTGGCGTTGGTGAAGAAGATGGCGCCGGTCCGCTCGACGATCCGTCCCTGGCTCGTTTGATGAGCGATATCGAACTGCGTCGATTCATCATCACCGGCCGTCCCGATCTAAAAATGCCCGACTTCGCCACGATGGGCAAGCAATCGCACACCGGCGAGCCCTTCACGTCGGAGCAAATTTCCGACATCACCGCCTACGTCCGCTCGCTGCAAAAGCCAGGCGCCGTCGCCGCCCAGCGTCAAGTCGACCAAGAAACCGCCAACTGA
- a CDS encoding cytochrome b N-terminal domain-containing protein, with amino-acid sequence MNTIKQVWDWLEHRLELRDSLWPVMRHPVPAALAKPVGWWYVFGSMTLTFLMLQIVTGICLAMVYQPTAADAYASLEYLNYEAPFGWLMRGIHYWSATGMVVMLFVHMSQVFLMGAYKYPRELTWMVGVGLLLMTLGLAFSGQVLRYDGDSYWGVSVAVAAAGRVPWIGPSIVHFILGGEYIGSETLSRFFTLHVFILPGILFALLAVHLYLVVKRGISEPPTPGEPVDKATYHQQYEKLLEKGIPFFPHALYRDGVACAIGVLVVVALAVIVGPKGPGEIPDPTLIHAEPRPDWYFLPVFAMAALSPPSMEAFLMLGLPVIGVFALLAVPFVAGTGERSARRRPVAVLVVLVSFVTFMILGWYGATSPWSPEMQAWSNAPVPQNIVAELSPVELQGAIVFQNKCCRNCHALEGSGGHRGPDLTDVGIRMNPDAMVRQVVQGGGNMPAYAQQMNSAEVAALVAFLVKMRPEGFAPAAVPSASVEPLATAQVAP; translated from the coding sequence ATGAATACGATCAAGCAAGTCTGGGACTGGCTCGAACATCGGCTCGAGTTGCGCGATTCGCTCTGGCCGGTGATGCGTCACCCGGTTCCCGCGGCGCTCGCCAAGCCGGTCGGCTGGTGGTACGTCTTCGGCAGCATGACGCTGACCTTTCTGATGCTCCAGATCGTGACCGGCATCTGCCTGGCGATGGTCTACCAGCCAACCGCCGCCGACGCCTACGCCAGTCTCGAATACCTCAACTACGAAGCGCCGTTCGGTTGGCTGATGCGGGGCATCCACTACTGGTCGGCGACCGGCATGGTGGTGATGCTGTTCGTCCATATGTCGCAAGTCTTCTTGATGGGCGCCTACAAGTACCCACGAGAATTGACCTGGATGGTTGGCGTTGGCCTGCTGTTGATGACGCTGGGCCTGGCGTTCTCGGGTCAGGTCTTGCGTTACGATGGCGACTCGTACTGGGGCGTCAGCGTGGCGGTCGCCGCCGCGGGCCGCGTCCCCTGGATTGGTCCCTCGATCGTCCATTTCATCCTCGGCGGCGAGTACATCGGCAGCGAAACGCTCAGCCGCTTCTTTACGCTGCACGTCTTCATCTTGCCGGGCATCTTGTTTGCGCTGCTGGCGGTGCACTTGTACCTGGTGGTGAAACGAGGAATTTCGGAACCGCCGACGCCCGGCGAGCCAGTCGACAAAGCGACCTATCACCAGCAATACGAGAAGCTGCTTGAGAAGGGAATCCCCTTCTTTCCGCACGCCCTGTATCGCGATGGCGTCGCCTGTGCGATCGGCGTGCTGGTGGTCGTCGCCCTGGCGGTGATCGTCGGTCCGAAAGGTCCCGGCGAGATTCCCGACCCAACGCTGATCCATGCCGAACCGCGTCCCGATTGGTACTTCCTGCCGGTCTTTGCAATGGCCGCGTTGTCGCCGCCATCGATGGAAGCTTTCCTGATGCTCGGCCTGCCGGTCATCGGCGTTTTCGCGCTTTTGGCCGTCCCCTTCGTCGCAGGAACCGGCGAACGAAGCGCTCGCCGTCGTCCGGTCGCGGTGCTGGTGGTGCTGGTTTCGTTCGTCACGTTCATGATCCTCGGCTGGTATGGCGCGACCTCTCCCTGGTCGCCGGAGATGCAGGCCTGGAGCAACGCCCCGGTTCCGCAAAACATCGTCGCCGAGCTTTCGCCGGTCGAACTGCAAGGGGCGATCGTCTTCCAAAACAAATGCTGCCGCAACTGCCACGCGCTCGAAGGCTCTGGCGGGCATCGCGGCCCTGACCTGACCGACGTCGGCATCCGCATGAATCCCGACGCGATGGTCCGCCAAGTTGTGCAAGGTGGCGGCAATATGCCCGCCTACGCACAGCAAATGAACAGCGCCGAAGTCGCCGCGCTGGTCGCCTTCCTGGTCAAGATGCGGCCCGAAGGGTTTGCGCCGGCGGCTGTGCCTTCCGCATCGGTCGAGCCGCTCGCCACCGCTCAAGTAGCTCCGTGA
- a CDS encoding cytochrome c oxidase assembly protein, protein MNADFWSAIGSSWQLAPGVLLALIVSGTIYIRGWRTLRERGSTRFPVWRLVCFLAALLSISLALQSPIDSLASFSLQIHMVQHLLLMLVTPPLVWLAAPELPMLAGMPKWFRDEWIRPFARTRQLRTALDWLFRPQVALVLYTATLWIWHAPGCYQLALESEFWHRVEHAMFLAASLLFWHPVIQPFPHRTTYSRWLLIPYLFLAGVQGTILSGILCFSPRVLYPHYDAAPNLWHISPLDDQSLAGALMWIPTSLAYVAALFWIVAEQMSSNHATARRQVRPRPIAVPRRSDKPTGPQPSLWASLLQPRAVRVTLRWTMFALAAIVILDGLTGPQISPLNLAGVAPWIHWRAILVITLIVGGNFFCAVCPFTALRGLARRFRLNYTFPKWLQNKWPAVALLAIFFWAYEAFSLWDRPAWTAAIILGFFVVALAFDLLFAQAPFCKYVCPIGQFNFVQSLVSPSQVAARSTDVCAGCRTRDCLAGSANSPGCQLSLFVPKKQGNLDCTFCLDCADACPHQNITIVPLRIGSDLVIDPQRSGVGSYSQRTDLAALIVVLFFAALLNAAWMTVPLVGVEESLTTWLGWGRLPTVTVGMLLGLLALPWLLMQAVGKATSPDVSWRANVMRFAPALIPLGLGMWTAHYTFHFFTSADSLLWATERMANDRLATEFLIGGGECSCCTASSVAWLLPLELLLLDIGLCLSLWAAYRIAQRIAPQLVLRTFAPWGIFLVLFFLACVWVLLQPMEMRGAYVAGL, encoded by the coding sequence GTGAACGCCGACTTTTGGAGTGCGATTGGCAGCTCGTGGCAACTGGCGCCCGGGGTCCTACTCGCACTTATCGTCAGCGGAACGATCTACATACGCGGCTGGCGAACGTTACGTGAGCGCGGCTCAACTCGCTTTCCAGTCTGGCGACTCGTCTGCTTCCTCGCCGCCTTACTGTCGATCTCGCTCGCCTTGCAATCGCCAATCGATTCGCTCGCCTCGTTCTCGCTGCAGATCCACATGGTGCAGCATCTGCTCTTGATGTTGGTGACGCCGCCGCTCGTTTGGCTGGCGGCGCCCGAGTTGCCGATGCTGGCCGGCATGCCGAAATGGTTCCGCGACGAGTGGATCCGTCCGTTCGCCCGCACGCGTCAACTGCGCACCGCGCTCGACTGGCTGTTTCGCCCGCAAGTTGCGCTGGTCCTCTATACGGCGACGCTCTGGATCTGGCACGCCCCCGGCTGCTATCAACTGGCGCTCGAAAGCGAGTTCTGGCATCGGGTCGAGCATGCAATGTTCCTGGCCGCGTCGCTGCTGTTTTGGCATCCGGTGATCCAGCCATTTCCGCACCGGACGACCTACTCGCGGTGGCTGTTGATTCCGTATCTGTTTTTGGCAGGCGTCCAGGGGACAATCCTCTCCGGCATCCTCTGCTTCTCTCCCCGCGTTCTGTATCCCCACTACGACGCAGCGCCGAACCTGTGGCACATCTCGCCGCTCGACGACCAATCGTTGGCCGGAGCGCTGATGTGGATTCCGACGTCGCTCGCCTACGTCGCCGCTCTTTTTTGGATCGTCGCCGAGCAAATGTCGAGCAACCACGCGACTGCTCGCCGGCAAGTCCGTCCTCGCCCGATCGCCGTCCCCCGGCGATCTGACAAGCCAACCGGTCCGCAGCCATCGCTTTGGGCGTCGCTGTTACAACCGCGGGCCGTGCGCGTCACCCTGCGTTGGACGATGTTCGCGCTGGCCGCGATCGTCATCCTTGATGGTCTGACCGGGCCGCAGATCTCGCCGCTCAATCTGGCTGGCGTCGCCCCCTGGATTCATTGGCGGGCCATCCTGGTAATCACGCTAATCGTCGGCGGCAATTTCTTTTGCGCAGTCTGTCCCTTTACCGCGCTGCGCGGATTGGCTCGACGCTTTCGTCTCAACTACACGTTTCCAAAATGGCTGCAGAACAAATGGCCGGCCGTCGCGTTGCTCGCCATTTTCTTTTGGGCCTACGAAGCGTTCTCGCTGTGGGACCGTCCCGCCTGGACGGCCGCCATCATTCTCGGCTTCTTCGTCGTCGCACTGGCGTTCGACCTGCTCTTCGCCCAGGCGCCCTTTTGTAAATACGTTTGCCCGATCGGCCAATTCAACTTCGTGCAGTCGCTCGTCTCGCCCAGCCAGGTCGCCGCACGCTCAACGGACGTCTGCGCCGGCTGTCGAACTCGTGACTGCCTGGCCGGAAGCGCCAATTCGCCCGGCTGTCAGCTGTCGCTGTTCGTGCCCAAGAAGCAGGGAAATCTCGACTGCACATTCTGTCTCGACTGCGCTGATGCCTGTCCGCATCAGAACATTACGATAGTGCCGCTGCGGATTGGCTCGGACCTGGTGATCGATCCCCAGCGCTCTGGCGTCGGCAGCTACTCGCAGCGAACCGATCTGGCGGCATTGATCGTGGTCTTGTTTTTTGCGGCGCTGCTGAACGCGGCCTGGATGACGGTGCCGCTGGTCGGCGTCGAAGAGTCGCTGACAACTTGGCTGGGTTGGGGACGACTGCCGACGGTGACCGTGGGAATGTTGCTCGGCCTACTCGCTCTTCCCTGGCTGTTGATGCAGGCAGTCGGCAAAGCGACTTCGCCCGACGTTTCGTGGCGAGCCAATGTGATGCGATTCGCCCCGGCACTGATCCCGCTCGGCCTGGGCATGTGGACCGCGCACTACACATTTCACTTCTTCACTAGCGCCGACTCGCTGCTGTGGGCGACCGAGCGAATGGCGAACGATCGCCTGGCGACCGAATTTTTGATCGGCGGTGGAGAGTGCAGTTGCTGCACCGCCAGTTCGGTCGCTTGGCTCTTGCCGCTGGAGCTGCTGTTGCTTGACATCGGCCTTTGCCTGTCGCTGTGGGCCGCCTATCGCATCGCCCAGCGGATTGCGCCGCAGCTAGTGCTGCGGACCTTCGCACCGTGGGGCATCTTCTTGGTGCTGTTCTTCCTGGCGTGCGTCTGGGTCTTGCTGCAACCGATGGAAATGCGAGGCGCCTATGTCGCCGGCCTGTAA